AACGATATCAGAGGAGTAACTATGTGAAGACCGAAGAAAACAACCTGCAAGACCAGTGAATCAGAAATAATCTAAAAGGGGTTTCTCCTCCTAGCTACTCTATGAGATTCACCTGAGATATATTTGTTCCTTCAGATTCGACTGGATCTGATGACAAGTCAACCTGCAAGTCGTATAAACAATCAGAAGCAATGAAAGCTCAAAAACGATTATTCCTCCAAATCTGctaagataaataaaaatcaaagagtACCAGATCTTTTAAACAGAGAGCAGAGAGCAGTTGAAGAAGAGCTCGTAAATCTTTATACTTCTCTGTCTTTGCATCGCTAAGTAAGCTGTTTGAAAGACTTAATGATATCTGGAGAAACAAAACAAATGTTTGAAATTCTTGCGCAATGAAGTTTCAGTAACTGATGTCACGGACATTGCACAAATAACTTAGCCTATATTGTGTAAAGTAAAGAAATTAAACCGAAAGAAATGGTTTGACAAATAAAGAATTCATATTGGTAAGTCATctgacaatatgaagcatgaTTGAGAGGGAATCTAAAGTGCAGTAATGGCCATGGTATCCTTTGAAGGAGGACAACGcacatagaaaagaaaatgggaaAGAGAAAATAGCAAGCACCAAAATGACTCTCCATCTTCTGGATACAGTAGGTTGAAGGACAAGGACAGAAGGGCCTTTAATGACACATGAATTCTGGAGTCTCATTTCTTCTTGATGGTCAAGGATCCTTTCTATAGCAATAACTAGAATGTGCATATATGATTCTTGACATAATATGTAACAAAATGAGCTTTTTTATTTCGCTTATGCTTATAAAATTGGTGCATTCTGTTGGGGGTTGCACCTCCACCGTTCAATAATACTTCTTCCTAAAAAAACacttgaaaaaagaaaagacgtAATTTGTAAGAACTGTTCTCTTTTTTGGTAAAGGCCACCATGGATGAAATTGATAGTACAAGGTTCCCAATTAATCTTCCCTTTCTTCCTTCAGGTACAAGTATTTAGATCCCAGAGTCTAGGAAAGAAAACAAGCTTTTCAAACTAACCTTGCCAATGTTGTGAGAAGAGTAAAGCTGAAGCAAGCGCATGCAGAAATCAACAACAGCTGCAGTTTCCTTGGCCTCTAGGTATGTAATTTGGGCATCCACCCAGGCAACCACAAACTTCAGGAGCACATAAACAACAGAAGACTGAACACAATACAGTTAGGCAAACCATTCAGCCCAAATTACAAATTCCACTGTAGGCTAAACTTACAGTTGCTAAaagtaatttcataaaattgaGTCCAAAACATTATCAACCTTAATATTGTTTCCAAGCTACTTATTAGCATACTGCCAAGCGTACATTCccatatatttatctatatatatatataaaaggtcCTCGCCTggaaaaaactgaaattgtCACCATGGACATGGGAATCATATTACTTTCAGACTAAAATTAGCTAACATATCTAGGAcagaaaattcaattttctgCTAAAAAGATTTGTTTCTTTCTCTTGTTTTTCTATCGGGACAAGAGGCCTGAGAGTGAGGTATATGCAGCACAGGAATGCATACCTCATGTTTGTAAACttcaagaagaacaagaatagCATTTAGTACAGACAGTCCCATTTCGTAAATTGATTTTTGCATTCGAGGTTCCGAGGCACGAGCAGCTCCACGAAGACGCTCCAATGAGCAGGTGATCTACATAATTCCAGCAACATCATcaggaaaaaacaaaaaacaaaaaacaaaaaacaaaaaaagaaagaaagaaaatgctcTGATTGACTGGCAATGCAAAATACAATGTATTGATAGACAAATATTGTTGAACACTGAGGTTCCTTCCCCTACCGATAAGATGATATCAGGCTGTTGAGAAATGCTTCTAATGTCATTCCTGCTAGATAATTCCACCAGGTACTTTGTCATATGACCCATGAGATCCTTCACATACCTATTCACGTGACCTTAGATTAGGTTTCATGGTCTAAGATTGtcaattaaaaaatcattttaaaaaacatGTACTCACTGATTTGCTGCCTCTGAGTTTCCCAAGCCAGAAGCGGAAAGAACAAGTGTCTGAGCTAGGGATctctaaaaaaataagaaatgaagATGTTATAGTACTTCATTCATTGATATAACTCAAGGAACTAATCATAAGACTCCTACCTGATGAGAAGCATTCAACATGAATAACATCTTTTCATGAGCAAAAGCATTAGCAAGCTCACGCCACGACTCCTGCAAAACAATCAGTGCAAATTCATAGTCCTTGAATGGCTGATGAAAATagttaaaatttaaagtcTTTTTGCACAAGTTTATTATATGGACATGGAAGTAATCACTTCATGGTCCCACAACATTGTCGTGAGGTCCATGTGACATTAAATAGAAGAGACTGATATTGGAAAGAAAATGAGGATGTgacagagaaaaagaaaacggaGGGAGACTAAATCCATCATGGACATTAAGTATCATTGAAAGAACCAATAAATGATGGCACAGGAAGGAGGTCATATCTGACCAATGCCACAAGGTGGACACAAATGTTTTTCTGCCGAACTAGTGCATGAAGTAGCTGGTAACATGTCATACCCTGTGAAACAAAGAGCAAATTGATCAGGTGTAGGtagtgattttaaaattgaatgggGCATGCTATCATATCTTTTCCTGAACTTTACAAGGAATTATATTCaaagatattttatgaaaaagtTTGAACGGATTACAACCCACctgtaaaattataaatgcAATTGACAATCACTCAAAAAAAGGTAAGTCTTTGTCATCTTTCTTTTTACGGTTGTCAAGTGAAATTACttgtatgaagtttggtcTCAAAGAAGCAAAAagcatttaaaattttgcagGCAGATAATTGAGGTGTAGTGTGATCACCTCAATAAATACAACTTGGTCAAGCAAAATAGTTTGACTAATACCTGCAAATAATTTTCTCCGGGATATGATGTGAATGTAATTATGGATACACGAACAATAGTGCCCAGTACAAACTTCCCGTAGCTGTATTCGCTGAAATAATTTGCTACAGTTTTCCTAGAGTTTTGTGGGAGTTGATGCCCCCGACTGAGCAGAGAATCATCATTTCTGTCATGGGTTTCCTCCAGGGACATTAAATATGTAGGGGACCATCTTGAAAGGAACCATATAACAGCCTATATAGAAGACAAACTATGAAGAATCAGAAGACAGCAgtttccaaaacaaaaagcATTTGAGCATAATAGCTTTATTACCAATTATTCTACCTCCATTAGTCGAGGGCTGAAAAATGACGCTCTAAGATCTGGATCTAGACTGTGTTCAGCAAACTTAATAATTGAGCTGCATCGAGCAACAAATAACAGCATAAACTACTGCCCATGGTAAcccaaggaaattattatttcctaaagaagaaatcaaatccACTCTCCTTTCACAAGGAAGACGGATAAGCTGTATCAAGGTTGTAAGAATGCAAGAATAGCTAACAATTTCCTAGATTTGATTGATTAAAGGTTGTAGTGATTCAACAAAATAACCAACAATTCCTAGATTGATTCATTAATTATTGGTGTAAAAGGAAAAGGTCAAAGGAAAACTGATTCAAGATTTTGGATGTCTTCTAATTAAACCAAAGGGATGAATTTTACCCAGAGAGAAGAACAACCGGATGTTTATCTGCCTCCAGAAAGTCCCCAAAGTTCCTTTGAATGGCATCTGGTACCTTCATATCATACAGCATAAGCAGAGAGCTTTCATTTCCAAATTATACTATTGAGAGAGCTTAACATGCATTTTTCTTAACTTTTGTTCAGTAAAGGGACAAAGCAACAAACATCAGACATATCAATCATCTAGTAATCAACGTCATCTCAAATAAATGACTCTGGAGAAGGGTTTAGGATATCCTACATTCACATTTGCAGTTCCACCTCTCTCAAAAGTTCAATGCTCTTAAATAAGAAACTGAAGATACCCCAAATATATGCAAATCATGCAAACAATGGCTTAGATTTGTTTGATCTTGAGGTACCATCGAGAGATTTCATTCATATGCGGGGTTTGCAGTGTAAGGTTTTCATAGATTCACTCAATCAGCAGCACGATTGTTAACATCCATACACATTATTCTCATAAACACAGCAGCAAGCTTGCACAATGCACTCATAAATATCATCTAGGAAGAATGAACAAAGTCCGAAGTTGACAAATATAAGAAAGGTACCAGGGGtgtttctccttctccttcgtCAGCAAGAACATGACCTGTTATCAGCAACAATGAGTAAAGTTCTTCCAAGGTTTCGGTAGGATCAACAATGCCCCTGCCCTAAACACCAATTAAATAAGTAATATGATGAGAGAAAGGCTAAGGAAAAATACATCATATAACTACCATCAtgttaaataatattttacaacaaaaataaagCTTATAGGATGACAGTGCATGCTGAGAAGCAGAGTCAGACAAAATAATGGCTTGGCTATTGATTGTGATCCATAAAAGGCCTTAACTGAAAGAAGAAACTCGTAGAAAAGCAAAATTTTCATGGAAGTAAGCATATACATGAGTACAATACTTCTGGATAAGTTATGTCAAAACATCAACCAGGAATACATGTTGTAGATCAGAAAAGTATAATCCGAAATAAAAGTACTAAGCATATACATGAAAGAAATAGTGATTACAGAATTACTGCCCAATAATAATTGAACATGATGCAGTTCTACTCTAGAATCAGAATTCAACTTAAAGAGGACCTGATGTAGACGCGAAACTCGTTCTGTAAAAAGCCTTGTGAGTAAAGGAACTGTCACATCAATGGCTGCTCTAGCTATTAAAGCATAAGAGCTCAGTCTTTCATCCATGGCTGCACAAGCAGAAGGTTTAGACGATATCAAATGGGACacgctatatatatatatatatatatattaaaaaaaaaaagatgattgTGATATTATAATCAATAATAGAGCATGCACGGCCTTAAACTAATCAGCAAGAATGTGCATGACTATTGATTGCTTATTTCATACCAGAGATGGATGCATGAATGTAGTCTGAGTCAGAATCATCATTATACGCCGAAGCAGAAGCAGCTGAATCATAGAAATTGTCAGATATTAACTTACGCAAGGCAAGAACAGGAAAAGAGGATGGTAATATAGCATGTAGTATCACCTTTTAGCTCAGAATCTACAATCAATGCAAAGAGGTTGGCTGCTGCAactgccccttcaggtggaagGGATATTCCACCACCCGTAATATGTAATGGCTGTAAAGAATGCTGGTGAGAAGTAACAAATAAATGATTGCCAACAAGTAGCAAGAGTCATCTAAGACATAGGATCTTCCTAGAGTTCCTTTGGAATGTTCTTGGATTAGTTACAGATGGTTAAAGTATCCCAGCAGTGGAAGTTGCACAATGACACTTCACTATCAAACAAAGCCCCAATAGGCCTTTCCACCCATTTTATATACCTGATGTCTTATACCTATGGTGTCCTTCCTCTATGTGATGCAAGTACTTTTGAGAAAGAGGCTATAAAATCAGTCATATTACTAGAAAAACAAGTTCCCACACCTATATCTGCTATTAATTATGCATGGATATAGTTCTCTAGCTCATACCATGAGAAGTGCCGTCCAGGTATCTAGCAAGATGTCACGTGCCTCCCAGCTCCATGTTTCCTCTTCACTGTTCTGACTGATGAGAACTTTAATTACTTCACCCATCAAGGTGGATAACAGAGTAAGAGTCCCATATGGCCTGAACATCAAGGCAAGATATTTGTTTCTTTAGAACTACAAACAGATCAAGCACATATAAGTTATTGCGACAATTTAGAATAGTTTTAGCAATAACCTTATTGACTTTAGGAGTCGATCAAATGCAGCAGGAGTTGTTACAGTAGCCATGGCCAATAAAGCACGACAACCATCTAGCATCTCACTGAACAAACAAGAATTATGGTTAGAGGAAGTTGTAAACACCACAAAGATTGTCATTAATGTGCTGAAAAATGTTCTTTTAGAAATGGACCTTCCGCTCTTTCCTGACTCAATCTCTTTTGAAATGGCATCAGAGGGCTCCACCCACAAGATAATCCCTGATAAAAGTCGCACCAGATACTGCTCTTGTGATTGCCCGCTATCTAAGTTATTGGAAAAATATTCACTTCAGTGTCAGTTAGCTAAACAAATATAGccgcaaaataaataaataaataaacataaaattaGTGATATGCACAGGTTTTTCCATAAGTTTCAGGAAACTTGTTTTCCAGCCATAATCAAGATTAAAGAGGAAGGAGAACCTTCAAAACTAATGACCTAGGAAGTACATGTGTCCACAAAAGTATTCACTTTTCAAAAGAGTTAACTATGTAATGACAATCTATCTGTTATAGGTAATACCTGAGGGAAATATTGTCCCTGTCACGGAACAGAATTGAACAAGTAGTTTCCGAGCTGAAACTGCAATAGGGGAGTCAATCCAAGAGCTCTGGGGTGAAAACTTCTGCCTAAGCGCAGCATATAGGTTCGACAACCAAACAGTATCACCACTTGAAATCAGAACATCATGCCATGCCAAGCCAGGCTACAATCAATAGGAAATGAACAAACATTGTTAATGAATTAACAGCCACCAGCCAGGTCTATCACTTAATGATGGAGATTTCTAAGTAGAAAAATCCCTCCTACTATGTGTAAGCAAGAGTATGAAGCAATTGTATTGCTAGGTAAGCCCATTTCAGTTTATTAAGAGAACATATTTTATCTAGGACAATGCTATGCTGCTGTATTATTTCCGTATTCCAAAGCAATAATATTGATCATGTCATATGGGCCTGAGAGATTTGATGCTGGTAATGAAGAGATCCTGAGGGAAAACCTGCACTAGGATGCAGTCCGTCCTGTTGGTCAATGCATTATCATGTCTAACTCCAGCTGAGAAATGATTTATACTTTTGGTGCCCTTGCGGTTGTACTGAAATTCCCAAGTAAGTATTTGTAACATAAGACGCATTGCAGCAGTACAGACTTTGACCTCGGGTGCTGCCAAATCAGAGTCAAGGATTTTGCTTGTCACACTTAAAGCAGCACCACGTGCCCAACAATAAAAAACCTACAATAGTTCATAGTTAAGAAAgtgagaagaaagaaaaaggggagAAAACAACAGCAAATAGAAAAGTCAATTAGTTAAAAAACTTAACAAAATGGTTTTATCTATAACAGACTCAACAGGAGTTATATGAGTCTAGAGAAAAATGCTAAACTTGTAACCATTAGGGTGAGAAATGACTTTCCAACAAACCTTTAAATAATCTAGCTCCAATGATCTGCGGCACTGTTCATGGAACTCCCTCGGAAGGCCCATAGCACTAGAAGTCGAAGGAGAAAATTCAGATACCTGGAAAGTAACATTAAGCCAATAAGCTCAAACCAGTGTCCCCCTAATAAGCTCAAGAAAAGACCATtgataaaattgtaaaagaaTTGCAAAATATCAGAAGGTTTCCATACCAAAGATTCCAAAATACTGATTCCAATGAACTGCACATCCAAGCCATGAGTGCCAAGAATTGCCTGATTAATCTGCAGTATTGAGAGTTAGGTGCTGTTTGTTTaaacttaattttaagtgctgaaaattaaattagtcttcgagagagagagggagattcCGAGTGGTGGCGGCTCTGGTCCCAGCCACCACTGCCCAGGTGTCACTAGCAGCCTTAGCTCTCATTGGCGACCTCCTGTGTAGTAGTGGTGGTAGCTGAGCGTATCGGTTGAAAATTAAGTAGGTTTGTGGTTACTTAATCATTGAGCACTTTTTTTAGTAACTCAATTGAGTGCTGAAAATTTAAGTTTCAATACTTTTTGAGTAATTAAACACATACCTAGACACTATGAATACACATCTAGTCAGAGTACACTTCTTGAGAAAATTCCTGAACTTGTTAACCAAATATGAGATTTGCATTCTCCAGACAAAGCCAAAAATTTGGAACACCTCAGACCTCAGAACACTCCAGCATTGGCAGGTAGACCTGTCTAGATCTCAAGATATACCCCAGCCTCTCACTTTGAAGCCTGATCCTCGTCATGTAGGAGATATAAGCATAACTCTTATACCACACCACAACCACAGGTGCAAAACCCCCACCCCCGCACTCTGAACCTGAGCCCATTGGACATTCAAACATCTTGAGCATTGGGAAGAGTTGGGAGACTCAAAATATCCTTCTGACCTGACAAAGACCCCCAGAGCCCGAATAGAACCACTAGAAGGCTTTCTACATTCAGAACCTCATTGAAACAAGGGAGCCCAAGATACCTGGAATTATCCAGGGCTCTTGGAACCTCCCAGGCACTCCACAATAACTTGACAAGCCAGGAACATCCTCAGGACCCTAGAAAGCTGGAAAAAAGAATAAGGCGTCCTAGATGATACCTGATAAAAGAATGGCTCCTTTTCACCAGTTGAAAAATCAAGCCTGCAAAAGAATTCAGGTTttaatgcataaaaattaaataaacaaatatgcCTGCTCATTACAAGCATGGACAGAATTTTGCAAAATCTATGATTATTATGCTTCTATCTGCGACATTTATTTGTCCAGCAAGCATCAAAATGCAATAACTCATTATATGAAATGTGTTCCTCAAATTTTTCATGTAACAGATCAAACCCCATACCACAATTAGTCTTGATGTTCAGCACGGCTCATAAAAAAATGCTGCTCAACTTACCAGCCTCTTTTGATCAACTGAGCAGCAACAGATGAAACTTTTGCTTGGACGTAACCCTCAGGTGAATTAGCATGTTGCAAAGCAAAGCAAATACAAAAGCTGCAAGGGCAACAATAGCTCTTTAAGGTGTACAATCAATACAATCCTTCAATTGAGCACAGATACAGTGAAACAGATGTTAGTTACCCTTGTGATAGATATAAAAGCATTTGCATGGTGGGTAATGTGGAAGTTTCAAATGACATACACAGACAGTTTTCCATGTACTCTATGATATAATTCTGATCCTATAATTTGTTAAGTGATACTAATAAGAAGAACTTCAAGAAGCCAATACTTGACTAAGTTTCTTCTATCTTCGGCAGAGAGAAAACTCCATTCTCTTATAGCTGCATCCCTTATAGCTCCAGCAGCTTGAAATCTTGCGTTTGCCACTTGAGAGTTTTCTGGCAAAACAATACCAAAATGATGAAATACATCTTGTGTAGCTGCATCTCATTTTTTGTTCAGTAATGGAttactaaaattataaaatacagTGCTAAAAATATATCTAAGTTCAACAATAAAACAATTTCACGATAATTCAAGTATGGATAGACAGTTCAAATAAAGACTACCAGCAATAATCGGGGATATTCTAAGCTGGCCAGAAAATAAACTTCATGCTATTCAAGAATGCACGGAAAGATAATTTAAGGAATATCAAGCTGTTGGTCATTGTAACAACCAAAATGCAAACACTGCCAAAGTTTTTTATGTTCACCAACATCTCTCCATGTCACGAAAGCTACAACCAAGGACAATCATTTTCTCCTCAGATGTCAACTAAGTAAGCTCCATAGAAAAGTTCAATAGTTGGATGCAAGAGTCACTCCTGGTGTATTTGCGAGGAGGACCTTGTGCAAGGAACCTATAATGAGCTCTCCTAGACCCCACCATAATCATCGATCGGTCCATTGATTTGTGAATGTAACAAAGACACCCAAAAACCAATCGAGATTTCACTTACCAAGAATAAACTGACATGCCTTGTATGGTTGGGGCGACTGAGACAGTGCCAATATAGCTGCTTCTGCTGCTGCAGGGTTTATATGCATCTAATCAAACAATAACACATATGTTTATTAGAGCAAAGTCCAAGTATTTCTGAGTTCTATTCGCCATGTTTATTTGGAGCAACTACCAAGGAGCCATGCATAAAGAATATAATCCATAGATCCCGTCACCAAATGTAAAGGCAAGCTAGTCCAGCTgtctaaatttttttggacccggataaaattttcaattgcaAATGTCGGTACCAAAACAAGTGTGAAACTCTGTTTGTCGAAATTTATGAGAAACTAAAACTGTAAAAACCATATAAACTACGTGGAACAGGACTCGAGCAGGCACGTCAACATGCCACTGAGCACAGAACCTTCAGTACAAGAAAACCATGAGCCGGTCTCAGCTAATCACCATTGGAACATCAAAGCTAGATGGAATTGTTACAGCAGGTGAATTGCTAACTTAGTGGTAAGTCCGATGAACTAACTAAAAATCGCTTCATCGCATTCATTCCCTCCAATAAACCCTCTGAAACATCACTATCATCATTATCACTGATTCACTATGGGCCACGCTCGACTGACCAAATCCAAATGCAGTTAAAGCAGTCGTCAAGAGTCATATAGCGCCAGAGCAGCTGATGAGCAAACtgaatgtgtatatatataggattGAGGACCTGAATGGAGGAGCAGGCGGCTTCAATGGCGTGCATAGTGGATTGGAGCTGCGCCAGTTCACCTCCGGCATCTCCGTATCCTTGCATATCCTGTTCTTCGTCTTCAATCAGAAGCTCGAATCGGAAGATATCGCAGCGGATTGTCCGCTGCGTGCAGTGCCTGAAGAAGATCAGTCGTATGGTGCTAGACGTCTCGCCTTGCTGCCTCCGACAATTTCTCCCCTTTTCTTCCTCGTACTGTTCCGTGCTTGAtgatgtgtgtatatatacacacgcacaatatacacatatacatatatatacacacacacacacacacatatatatatatatattacatatatacatatacatatagttTATCCcgaaaaaagtcaaaaatatattatatatcggTTCTACAGATTATATTAGTTACTTCTCATCCGAACGTGATCGGATATCCTCAAGTACATTTTCACTCGTCTTGGATTTGATATTTCGGATTTTATGCCGTCTACTTTATAAATTATTGGAGCAAATAATTGGGACTCGATATGAGAGGATCGTATTTACGACGAGAAATTAGTGTTTCGTATCTCTCTACTCGAAAGGCACGTTCACAAAGACTTGCCGAATGCAATAGTAAGAAACGAGTGGTTAATGGCTCCGGTCTCAAAAACCGGTAGACATAGGCGGGTGATCCTTCTGACAATCTTGGACTCGGACTCCTTTCCTCGTTTAGTCTGCTGGGATGTTTGGTTATTGATCATCTTTTACTTCAAGACCAATAGCGACACGGGCATGGACTTTCTTGAGCTAAGGTGATAGAAATGGGATTGACAACATTTACTTTTAGCAGTTGCATATTGTGCCAACAAGTTGAGATCGACCGGAGAAACTAATGAAGCTTTGTCAGTGAACCGAGCTTACGGTCCTGAAAGATTAAGGATCTACGGGAAAAAGGTATCCGGTATTAGTCAGAAATGCATGGCTCCGCAGCTGCTGGACCCGAGTAACGGAAGTAATCTCCTGGACCATCATTTGCCAGGAACAGGTTAACAGTATATGGTGAAAGTTTGGGACCTCTTTTCGTTTCGCTTAACTCAGCAAGTAGAAAGGGAAGAAATTTGAAGCCACTGAAACTGGACGGTTGAAACTCGAATATTTTCCAACTGTTTATGCTAGTTTGATTATCCTTCTGCAGTTTTGCTTGtcgaaaaaattaagaaaatgaagcATCTAAAGCTAATAAAGGGGAAAATCGAAACAAGGCGACAGAGTAAATCAAGAAATGCTTGATTCGCATCAATGCTGTTCTCCTGCACCGTGGATGAGGATTTGATCTTTCTATGTCACCGGAATGGAACAGCAGAACTTTCAGCAAAATCGGCCCTGTTTCATCACTGATTCTCCAAAGTCAGTAATGAAGTCACGGAAATTTCTGTGATGGAACATAAGAATCTCCGTTTTGCAGAACTATCTTTGCAGTCACGAGTTATCAATCCTGATCCAAAAACAGATGAAACGTACTCCCGTTCTACTGCTTTGCTGCCTCCATATGACTGAGCTCTTTATAAACATCGAGCATTGGGAATGTCTTATTTAACCGTCTGAATGAAACCTCAGATATCGCGTTCAAGTCCTTAATCGCTTTAGCCAGTTCCATGGCCTCCAATCTCCAACCAGCAAAACCAATCCCTTGAACCAGCAGCATCAAAGTGGTTTCATTGGGCTTGCAACCCTTCTCCACCATGATTATAAGAACTTCAATCGCTTCGTCAATCCGATGGGCCTTGCACAGCCCCAGAAGAGTGATATTATAAGTAATAACCGTGGGCTGAAACCCGCTACTCTCCATGTCAACCAAAAGACTTATCGCCTCGTCCACCATCCCATCTCTGCATAGGCACGAGATCATTGAATTATAAGTAATGTCATCCGGGTCAATCCCTTTGCTCACCATCTCGGAAATCATCTCCAAGGCCCTGTATCTCTCCTCACAGCTCCACAGGGCACTGAAGATTGTATTGTATGAGCTAACATTCGGAGGGCAACCCACTTCCTCTAGCTTCTCAAAGATCTGTAAAGCCTGATCGGGCTTCCTGTTCTTGCATAGAGCCGCTAGGATTGTGTTATAATTAACAATATCAGGAAGACAACCACTAGAGATCATCTGATCGAGGAACTTTATCGCCATATCCAACTTCCCCTCCTTGCAAAATGCTGCAATTAATGGATCATAACTGTATGCATCAGGTTTCAATCCCTTTTGCATCATGACCTTAAGGATGTTCAGGGCATCATCTGCTTTCCCGTCCCGACAGAGAGAGCTAATCAAGATGCTGTAAGTCACGATGTTGGGCTCGCAGCCTTCAACAGACATCTCCTTCACCAATTTCTCCCCATCGTCCCACTTCCCCTGATTCAAGAGCGCCCGCAAGAGTATGTTATACGAGATCGCATCGGGCTTGCATCCCCTCGAGTTCAAGCCCTTCACAAACTGGAGAGCCCGGTCTATGAGACCTTCCTTGCACAGCCCACGAATGATGGCATTGTAAGTGTACATATCAGGGCGAAGCCCCCTCGACAACATCTCATCCAAGAGCTTGAGGGCCTCATCGAGCCCGCCCTCAATAACCGTTGCTTCAATCAGAATCGTGTAAGTGATCACAGTAGGCTTGCAGTTGTCTCTCAGCAACTGCTCCAACACCTTAATGGCCGAACCGAGCTTCCCCCGATTACAGAGGCTCCCTATCATGATATTATACGTGACGATGTC
The sequence above is drawn from the Punica granatum isolate Tunisia-2019 chromosome 5, ASM765513v2, whole genome shotgun sequence genome and encodes:
- the LOC116207167 gene encoding exportin-4 isoform X6 codes for the protein MQGYGDAGGELAQLQSTMHAIEAACSSIQMHINPAAAEAAILALSQSPQPYKACQFILENSQVANARFQAAGAIRDAAIREWSFLSAEDRRNLVNFCICFALQHANSPEGYVQAKVSSVAAQLIKRGWLDFSTGEKEPFFYQINQAILGTHGLDVQFIGISILESLVSEFSPSTSSAMGLPREFHEQCRRSLELDYLKVFYCWARGAALSVTSKILDSDLAAPEVKVCTAAMRLMLQILTWEFQYNRKGTKSINHFSAGVRHDNALTNRTDCILVQPGLAWHDVLISSGDTVWLSNLYAALRQKFSPQSSWIDSPIAVSARKLLVQFCSVTGTIFPSDSGQSQEQYLVRLLSGIILWVEPSDAISKEIESGKSGSEMLDGCRALLAMATVTTPAAFDRLLKSIRPYGTLTLLSTLMGEVIKVLISQNSEEETWSWEARDILLDTWTALLMHSLQPLHITGGGISLPPEGAVAAANLFALIVDSELKAASASAYNDDSDSDYIHASISAMDERLSSYALIARAAIDVTVPLLTRLFTERVSRLHQGHC